The genomic segment TCGAAATTGTTTAAAGGTATTCTGTCAGGTGAAGTTAAATCATTGCAGGATATTCTAGCTGCAAATCAGAATTCTTCAGGCGTTTCTTTAGAAAACAATGTTCTAAAAATTCCGTTTTCGCTGACTTGTGATTCTAATGCCAAAACATCGGCTTTGATAGCTGCAAATGAAATTGAAAAGTTGGGCTTTAATGTTGTAAAAAATCCGAGGCTTCTGCAGTTAGTGTGGAGGGGTTGGGAGGAGTCTAAGCAGCGGTTTTCTCCTTTTCCCAGGGTAGCGACACCTTGTAGCAGCCGCATTTCAGCATGACCATGTCCAGCATGTTTTTTGTGTTCCTGAACCCGTAGGCCATGCGTATGACGAACTTTATCTTGTTGTTCGTCGCCTCTATCCTAGCGTTCGACAGTCCGTACCTTATCGATGCCAGTATCGCGTCGTAGTGGCGTTTTATCTTCTTCTGAAGTTCCACGAACGCCTTTATTCGGCATCGCCGAGCCCAGGCTATCCACTTGTCTAGTTCCCCTTTCGCCTGTTCGTATTCCATCGAGAAGATGACTCGAAGGCTTTCTTTCAAGGCCCGTGCGCGGAACAGTACCGGACATTTGATTTCGATCAGTTCCAGTTTCTTGCGTTGGTTCTCCGTCAGGTTCTCGGGAGCCTTCCCTACGGCATACTTCGAGTCCTTGATTATCTGCGAGAGCGACACCTTCTTTTCCTCGCCCTTCTTCGGACGGCCCCTGTCGCGTTTGACCTTGGGTTCTTCCGCCTCGGCCTTGCGCCTGAACTCGGCGCGTACCTGGTCCAGGGCTTCCATGGTCCATTCCACGACATGGAACGGGTCCACGCAGCGCTTCGCGTTCGTGCAGTATTTCTCGATGCAGTCCCTTATCGTCCTTGCCCCGTCGCACGACACCAGCATTATCTTCTTGCAGCGTTCGGGGCCGAGTTCCTCGAAGAAGAGTTCGACTGTCGCCTTGTCATGCCCCTCGTGAACCCACACGACCTTGCCGTTGTCGTGGTTCACCACGACGAGCATGTACTTGTGCCCCTTGCAGTAGCTGGTCTCGTCGATGCCTATGTTCACGAGGCCGTCGAGCGGGTCGCCCGCGGTTGATGCGATGGAGTCCTTGACCCGGCCCGCGATCTCGCCGACGCTCCGCCATGCGATCCTCATGTAGCTTGACGTGGCGGACTTGTTCATCTGTAGCGCGAACCAGGTGGTGACTTCCTCGAACTTGTGCGTGAAGCGCGATCCGTGTGCCGCCCATGGCACCTTGCATGAGTGGACGGCCTTGCAGTGCGGGCAGTACACGCGGTACGTGCTGTAGCGGAGGAACACCTTGTGCCCCTCGAAGTCCGTGCTGCGCCATAGTCTCGGACCCTTGCCGTTGCCATAGTCGTAGAACGTCCCCCTGTGGCCGCAGAGGCCGCACCTGTGACGGAAGGACTTTGTCGGGTGGACGTCTATGACGAGGCTGTTGTCTTCGATGGAAAGTTTGTCGATGGCGGTATGCTTGACTTCGAGCAGGGCTTTGACTATATTTTTGAACGGCATCTGAGTTATCCTGTGTTCAGTTTTTTGGGCAAAAAAAACTTTTAGGAAATTCAGGTGCCTTTTTTTGTTCAAAAGGCTTGATTTTATGCCGTTTTCAGGCTATTTTTTAGGAAAAATGTTCCACACTTAGCTCAGAAGAGCCAAAAATCCTGCGTTGAACCTGACCACATCGGATGTGTCTCTTGAGTTTACACTTGAAATTCCCATCAAGACAATGGAGGCGGCTAATGAACATTTGCCCTTGGAAAATCTTTTGCCGGGAAGATTTCAGGGTACCGAAGCCCTTTGGGGAACATCGACCGTTGTTGCGCCGAGTTCAATGGCTTATGGCCGCTCGCTGACTGAAATTGGTGAAATAAAGGTGACCGATGGCGAGGAAAATTCCGTGCCGCAAGAATGCCAAGTTCCGGAGGATAATATTTCAGGAATGTCGGGCTTGTTGCAGTCTACGTTTGGCGGGAAAGTATCTTACATCATGGACGAATCGAACGGCCGCTACATCCTTTATTCCAGTGCAAAGGACTTGGCTGTATCAACAGAATCGGATAGAATCCTTTTGCAAGAAATGGGGCTTGCTAGTGCAGCCGCCTTGAAGAATAAGGAAATTGCGATTGTCTCAATTTCATCGACTGCGTTCAACACTACGGATTCTACTATTGCGGTGAAACTGTCCTTTGACGATGCCGATACGCTGGAATTTGAATATCTTGCACAGGACAATAGGGCGGCAAGTATGGATTCTCTGGTTGCTGCCATGGTCTCAGCCCTAGATTCCTCGGAAGACCTGTCCGGTGTCGATGTCCTGTGCTTCGGGGACTGTATCGTATTTGTTGGAAATAATCTAAAGGAGCTTGAAAATTTCAAAATAGCCGATGCCGCGCAGACAATCCTTTTAAGTCATGGTTCTGGGGTCATGTCCAATACATTGCCCCTGTCTTTGCCTGATTCCAATGTGGAAATGAGCTTTTCTGTTGGTGGTGCAGCCAGTGTCGCCCTATCTATCTTAAAAGAAACATTTAACGGGGTAAAATCGCTAGACGATGTTGCCATTGTTATAAACAAAAAAATTGAGCAGAATAGCGCTCTTTCCGCCAAAGTTGTATGTGAGGTGAGGGATGGTAAAATTAGTTTCAGGACGACAGGAACCGCGAATCATGAAGACCTGACCTTAAACTTTGTCAGTGGTGGGGCGTGGCTTGGTTTCAACGATAATGTCAGCTATTCTGGTGATGGCAGTTGCATTGTTGTCGAACTACTCAATTCAAGTAATCAGGTTGTTTCTTGTTCGGTTGACCTGCGCAGTTTTGTGCACAGTGCCGATGTAAATACAACTGTCAGTGACTTATTGGACGAAATAATCGACCAGGTAAATGGACTGTATACGGCTGCTTTAACTGTGGAAGGATGCTCCATTAAGGGACATAATGGTTATCAGGTTAAATCTATTTACGGAAACAATTCGTATTTGTTGTCCGCAATACTCGGACTTGCTGGTGATATTGACGAAGATGCTTCGCATGAATTCTCGGTAAAGAAAAATAACTTAGAAGACCCGTCGAATGTCGCTTATAGCGGTTTTTCCCTGAACGTGACCCAATCACTTGCAGGAGCAGTTTCTGTTGATGCCACGAGCGGTGTTGCCGGGATGGAAATTACCGGCAACATTGATATGGGACATACCATGTCACTGACATTGACGAATCTCCCTGATTGGGAAGTTCTTGCCAAGCCGACGATTATAAAAGAACGAATGGTTCCTGTTGAAAATGCTTTGAATGGTTTATTGGATTACTTGAATGAAACATTCCCTACAAATTCATTGGGACTTACTGAAAATTCGAGCGAAGAAGAAATAAATGCAGCGCGAGCTCTTGTGCAAAATATAATTACACTTATTGGAAATGTTGAAAGTAATGCAGATGCTTTTTTTGCTTCGACCTCTTACCAATCTAGAGAGTATTTTCAAGACTTGTATGATTTTAGGGATTTTCTTGCTCTGGGATTAGAGTCAGTTCCGCATTTAAGAAGTATTGATATAGGATCCCTGAAAACAATTTGTTCTTTATGTGGTGTATCTTTTTTAAATAATGCTGTATATACTACAGCGTTGTCGGTCTCTCAAAATGAGTTGAATTCCACAAATTGCATGGTCTCGTTCGCGCCGTTACAAGGTAAAGATTCACAAAAGAATCTTGAAGTCTTTTTTAAGGATGGAGCGAAATACGGAACTATAGTGGCTAGGGACGCCTGTTTGTCTGATGATACGGCTCTGTCATGGAAGCCCTCTGACCAAAGTGCAGGGATTGCCTTGCAAACCTTAAAGTCTAATGGAAATAATCTAAACGACCTGAATGACAAACTGATTGAATCGATAAAAAATAATCTAACCCAATCCTTGAAAGGTAGTTTTTTCTATGGTTTAGATTTGCCTATCAGCGGGCAGAGCTTTGCTGACATTTTGGGAGTCTCCCAGAAAATTAATGACCTTTGCAGCCGGCTTGAACGGAGTAACGGCAAGACTATTCAGGAATGCTGCAATTATGTTGGAAAACAGAGCGGCATTTCGCTAACCCCGTCTTTGAATGGTAATTCAATCCAAATCAATCTCTGCTGGAACTATGACATCAGATCTCAACTGGTCAATCTTGGAAACCTAGCCCAAGGTTGCAAAGGTTTCTATTTCGGTGGAACGTTGGAAGCCTACCTTGACGCATCAATCAAGATGAATGTTTGCCTAACAATTCCTTTTTCTGATAACGGATGGGGTAATGTGGGTATTTCGGAAATTGTAGGTAAAGATTTTATCAATGCAGAAATCAACATAAAAGGCAGTAATCTATCTGGAGAAATTAGCGCCGGTTACGGCGAGTACCTTACGGGTTTGCTGAATGTATATGGCGGAAGCAACCTTCACCTGAATGCAAATTGTAAAGCCTCGTATAGCAACAACGCCATAAACTGGACTGAAGCTGAGTTGGACGCAAGAGGAAAAATATACTTGCAAACAATGGGAATGGACGCTGGATTTGTTGACATCGACATGAGCGGGGCAGGCTCGATTAGTATATTGGACAAGGATATAAGTCAGCTTCTGTCGTATGTTATTCCGCAGAATTTTGCGGGAGACCAAACCATAGTGGGCATTCAGAACAATACTCTGTATTTCGATGCTTCTAATTTAAAGGTCTCGGGCGAAAAAACCGCCTTGTTTGATAAGCTGAGGCTTGTTGCTGATAGTTTCTCGTCTGTGATAAGAAAAGCGCAGAGTGGCATTAATCGAGAACTTCTTTCGGATACTTTCAGACATATACCCCTGATTGGAGATTCCATTGTTGGCGCCGCCGATTGTTTGACGTGCTTGAACGAGGATTTTGTTGAACCTTTCCGCAAGTTTGTCAATAAAGCAACCGATATGTCCGCTACATCTGTTGCGGATGCCTTGGCTCGGATTTTAGGGGACCGTTTAGAGAGTCTGGAGTCTATTTCTGCAACAAGCATTCTGTGGGCAAGCAAAACGTTTACAAATTCCTATCAGGGAATCCATTATTACGAAGAATTCTCTAATGGGGCCTTGAATGAGGTTGGCTGGCGAATCCGCTTGTGTGGTGATTATTCTCTGGATACACAGGCTGATTTTGATTTAGGATTCCCCGGACTGGGTTTGCGTTCCTCCGGTGGAATAGACGCCCAACTCCATTGGACCTTGGATATTGGTTTTGGAATTTCTAGGACTAGCGGTGCGTTTATTCTGCTATCTAATGGTAGCGAAGATGACTTGGGTGATGACGGAAATGCTCCTATTCTAGAAGCGGCAAATACCCATGCTGGTGATGATTTGAAAGTTGTTATAACTGTAGCCCCTCGATCTGATTTAGAAATAGAGGGCTCTCTTGGTTTTTTGACCATGAGTGCTGATTTAGACCATTTTGGCGTGAACAATGAATTTGAAGTTTATCTTGGGATCGATTTTAACGATGGTATTTATGACATCGAAAAAAAATATTGGTTCGATTGGAATTCGGATAATAATAAAAATGCTCAAATCAATGTGAGCGAACTAGGAAAAGAACTCTCTGTTGAAACCCGTATCAAGTCGAATTTGAATCTTATGATGAATTTGACTTTGGGCGGTGACGCATACCTGCCGAGTATTTCTACAGACTTAGAATTTGATTGGCTTGCGGAAACGGGAGGTAAGCAAAATGGTATACAAAAACTTGCTTTAAATCAAATTACATTTGATGCAGGATCTTTCTTAAAAAATGTTTTAGGCCCTATAGTACACAGAATTAAAGAAATTCTTGAACCTGTTCAGCCGTTGATCGATTTTTTACAGTCCGATGTCCCGGTGCTGAACAAGCTACCCAAAAAGAGCGTCAATATTACTTTTCTGCGACTAATTCAGGAATTTGGCAATGCCAAGGATATTGACTTGCGAATGCTTGAAGATCTCGTAGCCTTGAATAATGTTGTTCAGAACATAGATGCTTGTGGCGATTTACAATTGATTTTGCCGAATCTTGTTTTAGTTGATGCTTTGGATAGTCGTGTAAATGATGATATTGGAAAAAATTTTCTTGATGGTAAAGTTGGTGATATAGAAGGTTTTGTTAATGATTTAATAACTTCTTTAGGTATAACTAATAGTGATATATCTGTAGTTGGAGCCACTGGAGAATCATGGGAAAATGCTGTAAATAGTGAGTTTGGCGACTTTGGTGTTTCCATAACAAAAGGCTCTACTGATGGCTACGGATGGTCCTTCCCGATATTTGAAGAACCGCTGAAAGAAATTGTCGGCCTGCTTCTTGGGCGGCATTCCACCTTGGTCTATTATGACATGCATCCATTCCATCTGGGGGATGAATTCAGCAAGAATTATCCAATCGTTGGGCCCTTGTGTGCCGATATAGGATTCAATTTCGGTGTCAATATTGATTTGTCGTTCGGCTACGATACCTTGGGGATGGAAAGTTGGAGAAATAGTGGATTTAAAGATGTGGGGTCTTTAATAGATGGATTCTATGTCGCTGACTGGGATTTGAATGGCAATGATTTTACCGAAGTAGTTTTCAATGTCGGAATAGATGCCGGAGTCAGCCTGGCTGGAATAGCCGGGGTGACCATCGGTGTAAATTTGGATGTCAACCTTGACTTGAAGGACCCGAATGACGACGGAAAGGTTCGGTTAGGTGAATTGATTGACATACTGTCATTGAATCCACTTGATACATTCGATGTTGAAGCCGAACTCACGGCAAATGCAAAGGCGTATCTCTATTATGTAATTGGCAAAAAGACTTGGACTCTATGGCGAAGCGATGCTTTGGAGTTATACAATACCAAGAGTAAAGATGCGGAACCGGTCCTTGCGACAAAGCAAGGTGATGACCTTGTGGTAAACATCGGCGAGTATGCCGCCAAGCGAAATGTCGGTGATTTGAGTGATGGAAACGACACTGTTACGATTAATTTTACTGGGGATAATAAGTGCGAAATAACATACTGTGGCAAAACGCAAACCTATGATGTAAATGGAACGCTATTCATTTATGCGGGTAATGGCGATGATATTGTCACTATTACGGGAACTGCCGGATGCAACGTGGAAATCCATGGCGGAGCCGGTAATGACCAAATCAACTTAAGTGGTCTTGAATTTGCAGGTAGTCAATATGCCTTGATTTATGGCGATGACGGCAATGACATAATCAAGGGTGCGGAAACCGGGTCCAGCTTCATTTTCGGTGAAGGAGGAAGATTTAAGGCTAGTGCAAACGAGACTGTTGCCGAATCCTATCCGACGGACAAGAGCAATGGGAACAACGTAATTGTTGCAAATGGCGGGAAAAATTATGTTTTCGGCGGTTTCGGCAATGATTTTATTGTCGGTGGTGACGGTGAGGACTATATCTTTGGTGATGGCGGCCGCATAACCATTGGGGCGGCTCCAGCACAGGGCAATAAAAACAATACATCCTTTGATCGCTATGACCTGTTCGACGAGGGTGGTTACGACGTCATTTTTGGCGACAATGGGGACGATGTGCTTCTGGGCGGTGCCGGTTCTGACACCATCGACGGTGGTGCAGGGGCTGACGAAATCCATGCAGGCATGGGCAACGATGTCGTTTATGGCGGTTCAGGAACGGACAAGATTTATGGCGACGATGGCGTGGATGTAATCTTTGGCGACAAGCCTCATTCGGCTACTAAGACCATTGCCCAGAAAAACTCTCAGTTTGTCTTGCCGTATGCCTACGTTTCGGACGAACTGAAGAAGGATGCTTCGCTTCTGAAGGATTCGGATTCCATCAAACTTTTCGGTTTTGCAACGAAATTTAATGATAGAAATTCTGGTGCGGCTCTTACTGCGGAGCAGAGAGACATCGTTGATGATTACGAGAACGGCGTTGCCGACAGTGGTAGTAATAGCGATGACAGAATTTACGGCGGCAACGGTTCTGACATCATCTTCGGCGATGACGGCAAGGATG from the uncultured Fibrobacter sp. genome contains:
- a CDS encoding ISL3 family transposase, producing the protein MDKLSIEDNSLVIDVHPTKSFRHRCGLCGHRGTFYDYGNGKGPRLWRSTDFEGHKVFLRYSTYRVYCPHCKAVHSCKVPWAAHGSRFTHKFEEVTTWFALQMNKSATSSYMRIAWRSVGEIAGRVKDSIASTAGDPLDGLVNIGIDETSYCKGHKYMLVVVNHDNGKVVWVHEGHDKATVELFFEELGPERCKKIMLVSCDGARTIRDCIEKYCTNAKRCVDPFHVVEWTMEALDQVRAEFRRKAEAEEPKVKRDRGRPKKGEEKKVSLSQIIKDSKYAVGKAPENLTENQRKKLELIEIKCPVLFRARALKESLRVIFSMEYEQAKGELDKWIAWARRCRIKAFVELQKKIKRHYDAILASIRYGLSNARIEATNNKIKFVIRMAYGFRNTKNMLDMVMLKCGCYKVSLPWEKEKTAA
- a CDS encoding calcium-binding protein; translation: MPGRFQGTEALWGTSTVVAPSSMAYGRSLTEIGEIKVTDGEENSVPQECQVPEDNISGMSGLLQSTFGGKVSYIMDESNGRYILYSSAKDLAVSTESDRILLQEMGLASAAALKNKEIAIVSISSTAFNTTDSTIAVKLSFDDADTLEFEYLAQDNRAASMDSLVAAMVSALDSSEDLSGVDVLCFGDCIVFVGNNLKELENFKIADAAQTILLSHGSGVMSNTLPLSLPDSNVEMSFSVGGAASVALSILKETFNGVKSLDDVAIVINKKIEQNSALSAKVVCEVRDGKISFRTTGTANHEDLTLNFVSGGAWLGFNDNVSYSGDGSCIVVELLNSSNQVVSCSVDLRSFVHSADVNTTVSDLLDEIIDQVNGLYTAALTVEGCSIKGHNGYQVKSIYGNNSYLLSAILGLAGDIDEDASHEFSVKKNNLEDPSNVAYSGFSLNVTQSLAGAVSVDATSGVAGMEITGNIDMGHTMSLTLTNLPDWEVLAKPTIIKERMVPVENALNGLLDYLNETFPTNSLGLTENSSEEEINAARALVQNIITLIGNVESNADAFFASTSYQSREYFQDLYDFRDFLALGLESVPHLRSIDIGSLKTICSLCGVSFLNNAVYTTALSVSQNELNSTNCMVSFAPLQGKDSQKNLEVFFKDGAKYGTIVARDACLSDDTALSWKPSDQSAGIALQTLKSNGNNLNDLNDKLIESIKNNLTQSLKGSFFYGLDLPISGQSFADILGVSQKINDLCSRLERSNGKTIQECCNYVGKQSGISLTPSLNGNSIQINLCWNYDIRSQLVNLGNLAQGCKGFYFGGTLEAYLDASIKMNVCLTIPFSDNGWGNVGISEIVGKDFINAEINIKGSNLSGEISAGYGEYLTGLLNVYGGSNLHLNANCKASYSNNAINWTEAELDARGKIYLQTMGMDAGFVDIDMSGAGSISILDKDISQLLSYVIPQNFAGDQTIVGIQNNTLYFDASNLKVSGEKTALFDKLRLVADSFSSVIRKAQSGINRELLSDTFRHIPLIGDSIVGAADCLTCLNEDFVEPFRKFVNKATDMSATSVADALARILGDRLESLESISATSILWASKTFTNSYQGIHYYEEFSNGALNEVGWRIRLCGDYSLDTQADFDLGFPGLGLRSSGGIDAQLHWTLDIGFGISRTSGAFILLSNGSEDDLGDDGNAPILEAANTHAGDDLKVVITVAPRSDLEIEGSLGFLTMSADLDHFGVNNEFEVYLGIDFNDGIYDIEKKYWFDWNSDNNKNAQINVSELGKELSVETRIKSNLNLMMNLTLGGDAYLPSISTDLEFDWLAETGGKQNGIQKLALNQITFDAGSFLKNVLGPIVHRIKEILEPVQPLIDFLQSDVPVLNKLPKKSVNITFLRLIQEFGNAKDIDLRMLEDLVALNNVVQNIDACGDLQLILPNLVLVDALDSRVNDDIGKNFLDGKVGDIEGFVNDLITSLGITNSDISVVGATGESWENAVNSEFGDFGVSITKGSTDGYGWSFPIFEEPLKEIVGLLLGRHSTLVYYDMHPFHLGDEFSKNYPIVGPLCADIGFNFGVNIDLSFGYDTLGMESWRNSGFKDVGSLIDGFYVADWDLNGNDFTEVVFNVGIDAGVSLAGIAGVTIGVNLDVNLDLKDPNDDGKVRLGELIDILSLNPLDTFDVEAELTANAKAYLYYVIGKKTWTLWRSDALELYNTKSKDAEPVLATKQGDDLVVNIGEYAAKRNVGDLSDGNDTVTINFTGDNKCEITYCGKTQTYDVNGTLFIYAGNGDDIVTITGTAGCNVEIHGGAGNDQINLSGLEFAGSQYALIYGDDGNDIIKGAETGSSFIFGEGGRFKASANETVAESYPTDKSNGNNVIVANGGKNYVFGGFGNDFIVGGDGEDYIFGDGGRITIGAAPAQGNKNNTSFDRYDLFDEGGYDVIFGDNGDDVLLGGAGSDTIDGGAGADEIHAGMGNDVVYGGSGTDKIYGDDGVDVIFGDKPHSATKTIAQKNSQFVLPYAYVSDELKKDASLLKDSDSIKLFGFATKFNDRNSGAALTAEQRDIVDDYENGVADSGSNSDDRIYGGNGSDIIFGDDGKDETDLLENEILVGGNDVIEGGADNDFIDGDAGDDRITGGSGEDVIYGGLGNDTLDGGAGNDIVFGDDGWTGYASKNPLGNGLLVNNGGESQTLTFGNTINAFIGNFEIYAEALSNTSGGADTIIAGNGSDIVDGQSGDDSYIVNMMGGGNRAYTNVMDSGENDASDSLTINGTVNADEFLIRASDLGLGMVASLPEIQTDPNSPVSRTQIERVNFWNVGGEKTGVENLAVNAGAGDDKISIDGTLSTIAIDAGAGNDTVTVGQMFDSKRTTDANLSNVQPKDVFGTTETTQGYLSNGVEHATSIVGGEGNDTFNVLHNKAAVSLSGGLGNDTFNVAMFQEKHEDETTSIVENGPVTLIGGAGIDKMSIAGSEGDDTFVISHGRIFGEGIDVQTVSIEDKNVYGGDGDDSFYVLDSEAKEITKLYGNKGNDSFYNGGVGSADMPAFLTATAVDSGAINVVFVNANDTTKVLDTPTAVLPENGSTVNAYRVKLDRAPKAGETVTVTVFAPGATTEAHGRGDREIWLVDGSGKLCKSITFRFAATATGDGVVAWDSPQLVKVHAIGDAVREGDDYFSLLHNVSLTATQTNVEASVVNTCKNALVFLDEPGTQTTVDNKFSVTREVVVTASTGNEVAVDNLLLPSGTSGINAWYMQNGAPVSIDAGRLSIDEDVLKININSLGLTPGTRIYFNYQHSEVLLDDESIIQMAYSTEGMTDMLEFTSADDGTKNSVCAESLLGTIDADNARYVYRTAGTQIIILDKVSLKPVSLKGNVSFQPVDGSIVYPQVTIYDEENSFQNVSKEEIAQHMQDNTIENIKGALYEDGMGKEFSLGDVGPAMLRYGTSTTPTTNDEKNAASAEDLAAWAAAAQTAAQFDESQSVDRVFTNNMGNAKAGVKNDLQALESVGTIDQSVIPVAGGSPVILNSLPDVQKQADTEWFNSDSESLRFTHKDQAATDENRINTGNMEYGEYNLGTGADTVDIYKSIYREDGFQTFTVMNSGEGGDTINVHSYQDGEDDQLVINAGEGNDTVAATGANVTKEGLIVFGGLGDDSIDIDSDSSLVFGDRGQVLYHDDDGNVVTRLGDDRTGTPGVDEEDEEWNAGGSDYATGKNKDSEAYWQTDGVRRGPSIARTVTENQGGNDVITLADGRNVVFGGVNATRTVPANISEHENENEVISTGNGNDLVFGDDGYATFGGHASIAEALGQENVPETRTEATLSFNFMGASQTGLSSEDVAGAADFAKANWNNVGGSLAGTYGNDDSEIVRFDDNTRASAVSVSYGGIESHRNTSTDNRINLQAYGHNFANASTDADAALMNSGYMTTAPGNQCDNKLEVAVDGLAQYFTDYRVAVYLDMPDANSWAGQSIRKVSLYVGDSTVALQSFYVNDCAGSNFNGTYKRSEYTSAEDILADLAHNAAVLSGELTGDDAVLIDTTGNYVVFEVPAGVAADNFRVIIEDGYTLDNINGKDIPGIAAIQVKGTLHAQDVAASTDIAHGGADTVYTSGGDDIVVGGTGGDTLTTYGDERYGIYDNDVVFGDNAKMVFTDRDSSEATASTLSLAESLDSRTVAGDYNDHIYTGNGNDVVVGGQGADHIESGATAAAEAMLDGIQVASFNFTRENATASEMVGETAGVVADNDWTNLYIKNNGLHVVGENYTNDPVTHDGIGISLVAYDTAVGDGTQNSSLMPKDDAQLDGDTSNSKLFNAYYAAQQQQEIKLTLTNLDSFA